One region of Asterias rubens chromosome 5, eAstRub1.3, whole genome shotgun sequence genomic DNA includes:
- the LOC117290706 gene encoding retinol dehydrogenase 13-like, translating into MACLSATIKWVLPILVALYGVYYWQIIASRRYFTSDVVLDGKTVIVTGGNSGIGKTTALDLARRGARVILACRNLQKAEDVAKDIKSSTGNSEVVVRHLDLSSLQSVREFAQQIIETEDRLDILINNAGVAAMKAGAVTKENFDFVFGTNHFGHFLLTNLLLDLLKKSALKRVVTVSSMAQGFAPEPNMTREDPNVASFLYPHLKDYDISKLANVLFARELARREKASGLISTSNHPGAIYTPIWKTTMGNLSPIQGALYYVFSPLMWMVFIDETAGAQTTLHCALDESVAELSGKYFDNCAEYEPSPFAQDDEIAKELWTVSCEATGLKC; encoded by the exons ATGGCTTGCCTGTCCGCAACCATCAAGTGGGTGCTGCCGATTTTGGTAGCGTTGTACGGGGTTTATTATTGGCAGATAATTGCTAGCAGACGGTATTTCACCAGTGATGTGGTACTCGACGGGAAAACGGTGATCGTAACAG GAGGTAACTCTGGCATCGGTAAGACGACAGCTTTGGACTTGGCTCGGCGAGGAGCTCGGGTCATCCTCGCCTGCCGCAATCTACAGAAGGCCGAAGACGTAGCGAAGGACATCAAGAGTAGTACGGGTAACTCGGAGGTTGTGGTCCGTCATCTCGATCTGTCCAGCTTGCAGTCGGTCCGAGAGTTCGCCCAACAGATCATTGAAACAGAAGACAGACTAGATATACTAATTAATAATGCAG GTGTTGCTGCCATGAAAGCAGGCGCTGTTACCAAggaaaattttgattttgtcttcggCACCAACCACTTCGGTCACTTTCTTCTCACAAATCTCCTCCTGGACTTGCTGAAGAAAAGCGCCCTCAAGCGGGTCGTTACTGTATCTTCCATGGCTCAAGGCTTTGCCCCAGAGCCGAACATGACCCGAGAAGACCCGAATGTAGCGAGCTTCCTGTATCCACACCTTAAGGACTACGATATTAGCAAACTCGCAAATGTCCTCTTCGCCCGAGAGTTGGCGAGACGAGAGAAGGCTAGTGGGCTGATTTCCACCTCCAACCACCCAGGGGCAATTTATACACCGATTTGGAAAACTACCATGGGCAACTTATCGCCTATACAGGGTGCATTGTACTATGTGTTTTCTCCATTAATGtg GATGGTATTTATCGACGAGACAGCTGGAGCGCAGACTACGCTCCATTGCGCTCTGGATGAATCGGTGGCTGAACTCTCCGGGAAGTACTTTGATAACTGCGCGGAGTATGAACCGTCGCCATTTGCTCAAGATGACGAGATCGCCAAAGAGTTATGGACAGTCAGTTGTGAAGCCACTGGTCTCAAATGTTGA